The Panulirus ornatus isolate Po-2019 chromosome 5, ASM3632096v1, whole genome shotgun sequence genome includes a window with the following:
- the Chrac-14 gene encoding DNA polymerase epsilon subunit 3 isoform X2, translating to MAERPEDLNLPNAVIYRIIKDTLPEGISVAKEARIAIAKAASVFVLYTTSTANTLAQKNKKKTVSAQDVLNAMKEMEFDKFIEPLQESLEVHRKSQQSKKEQKEAKAKAKKAEEVDKNMSVAEESSTEMIIMDVTETDKEKDVDGKENGVELLAAD from the exons ATGGCAGAACGACCTGAAGATCTAAACTTGCCAAATGCAGTAATCTACCGTATTATAAAAGACACCTTGCCTGAAGGTATTTCTGTGGCAAAGGAAGCTCGTATTGCCATTGCCAAAGCTGCATCTGTGTTTGTCCTGTATACCACCTCTACAGCCAACACATTAGCTCAGAAGAACAAAAAGAAGACAGTTAGTGCACAAGATGTATTGAATGCCATGAAGGAAATGGAATTTGATAAATTTATTGAGCCATTGCAAGAGAGTTTAGAAG TTCACAGAAAGTCTCAACAAAGTAAAAAGGAACAAAAAGAAGCCAAAGCTAAAgccaagaaagctgaagaggtgGATAAAAACATGAGTGTAGCAGAAGAAAGCAGCACTGAGATGATCATCATGGATGTTACTGAGACTGataaagaaaaggacgtagatggtAAAGAAAATGGTGTAGAATTACTGGCCGCAGATTAG
- the Chrac-14 gene encoding DNA polymerase epsilon subunit 3 isoform X1, giving the protein MALVTPSNDQHVSGPLDLDNLLEMAERPEDLNLPNAVIYRIIKDTLPEGISVAKEARIAIAKAASVFVLYTTSTANTLAQKNKKKTVSAQDVLNAMKEMEFDKFIEPLQESLEVHRKSQQSKKEQKEAKAKAKKAEEVDKNMSVAEESSTEMIIMDVTETDKEKDVDGKENGVELLAAD; this is encoded by the exons ATGGCCTTAGTGACCCCCAGCAATGATCAACATGTCTCTGGTCCACTTGATCTAG ACAATTTACTTGAAATGGCAGAACGACCTGAAGATCTAAACTTGCCAAATGCAGTAATCTACCGTATTATAAAAGACACCTTGCCTGAAGGTATTTCTGTGGCAAAGGAAGCTCGTATTGCCATTGCCAAAGCTGCATCTGTGTTTGTCCTGTATACCACCTCTACAGCCAACACATTAGCTCAGAAGAACAAAAAGAAGACAGTTAGTGCACAAGATGTATTGAATGCCATGAAGGAAATGGAATTTGATAAATTTATTGAGCCATTGCAAGAGAGTTTAGAAG TTCACAGAAAGTCTCAACAAAGTAAAAAGGAACAAAAAGAAGCCAAAGCTAAAgccaagaaagctgaagaggtgGATAAAAACATGAGTGTAGCAGAAGAAAGCAGCACTGAGATGATCATCATGGATGTTACTGAGACTGataaagaaaaggacgtagatggtAAAGAAAATGGTGTAGAATTACTGGCCGCAGATTAG